A genome region from Streptomyces xanthophaeus includes the following:
- a CDS encoding TerD family protein → MGVSLSKGGNVSLTKAAPNLTAVIVGLGWDARTTTGVDFDLDASAILTSDQGKVTSDANFVFFNNLKSPDGSVEHTGDNTTGEGEGDDEAIKVNLAGVPADVAKIVFPVSIYEAESRQQSFGQVRNAYIRVVNQADNSELARYDLSEDASTETAMVFGELYRNGAEWKFRAIGQGYASGLRGIAQDFGVNV, encoded by the coding sequence CAGCAAGGGCGGCAACGTCTCGCTGACCAAGGCCGCGCCTAACCTGACGGCGGTCATCGTCGGTCTGGGCTGGGATGCTCGCACCACCACCGGTGTCGACTTCGACCTCGACGCCAGCGCGATCCTGACCAGCGACCAGGGCAAGGTCACCAGCGACGCGAACTTCGTCTTCTTCAACAACCTGAAGAGCCCCGACGGCTCGGTGGAGCACACCGGCGACAACACCACCGGTGAGGGCGAGGGCGACGACGAGGCGATCAAGGTCAACCTGGCCGGCGTTCCGGCCGACGTCGCCAAGATCGTCTTCCCGGTCTCGATCTACGAGGCCGAGAGCCGCCAGCAGAGCTTCGGCCAGGTCCGCAACGCGTACATCCGCGTGGTGAACCAGGCCGACAACAGCGAGCTCGCCCGCTACGACCTCTCCGAGGACGCCTCGACCGAGACCGCCATGGTCTTCGGCGAGCTGTACCGCAACGGTGCGGAGTGGAAGTTCCGCGCCATCGGCCAGGGTTACGCATCGGGCCTGCGCGGCATCGCGCAGGACTTCGGCGTCAACGTCTGA
- a CDS encoding TerD family protein, with the protein MGVTLAKGGNVSLSKAAPNLTRVLIGLGWDARSTTGADFDLDASALLCNSGRVLGDEYFVFYNNLKSPDGSVEHTGDNLTGEGEGDDESIIIDLTKVPAAVDKIVFPVSIHDADSRRQSFGQVSNAFIRVVNQADGQELARYDLSEDASSETAMIFGEVYRYGGEWKFRAVGQGYASGLRGIALDFGVNVS; encoded by the coding sequence ATGGGCGTCACACTCGCCAAGGGGGGCAATGTCTCCCTCTCCAAGGCCGCACCGAACCTCACCAGGGTTCTGATCGGTCTCGGATGGGACGCGCGCTCGACCACGGGAGCCGACTTCGACCTCGACGCCAGCGCGCTGCTCTGCAACAGCGGCCGGGTGCTGGGGGACGAGTACTTCGTCTTCTACAACAACCTGAAGAGCCCCGACGGCTCCGTCGAACACACAGGGGACAACCTCACCGGCGAGGGTGAAGGCGACGACGAGTCGATCATCATCGACCTCACCAAGGTGCCGGCGGCCGTGGACAAGATCGTCTTCCCGGTCTCGATCCACGACGCGGACTCCCGCCGGCAGAGCTTCGGCCAGGTCAGCAACGCCTTCATCCGTGTGGTGAACCAGGCCGACGGCCAGGAACTGGCCCGCTACGACCTGTCCGAGGACGCGTCCAGCGAAACCGCGATGATCTTCGGCGAGGTCTACCGGTACGGGGGTGAATGGAAGTTCCGTGCGGTGGGGCAGGGGTACGCGTCGGGGCTCCGAGGCATCGCTCTAGACTTCGGGGTCAACGTTTCGTAA